The genome window GATTTGGTTAATGAATGGCAGAAAGATATAAAAAAAGCGGTTATCTTCCCGCTTTTCTCGAATTATTTTTTCCTTTTCGTGGCTGTTGCAAAAAATCTTTCGATTCTTTTAATTTATAATTATCCTGATCGAGATGTATTTTCCCATGCGTATATTCTCTCAAATCCTGAAAGATTTTATCGTCTTCAACAACCTCTTTATTCCAAGTAAGAAACGATTTTTTCATATGGTTTGCCAACAAAGAAACTAATTGATCACGCTCTGGTCCTTCGGGCATCTCTTCAGCTTTTTTAATCATCTTCTCGAGATTTTTCCCATAATGACGGTAACGAATAGGGGTAAGTTCGTAAGAAACTCTATCGGGATGGGTAAATAAATTTTCCTTCCGGATGATTTCATAAGGATAATCTATATCCAATTTAAAATCAGACATAATAGCCAAATGATCCCACAGTTTATGTTTAAAATCATCTACATCCCGTAAATGAGGAAATAAATTTCCCATAATATTTATGATCGTATTTGCACAACGCGCACGTTCAGTCTTATCTTCGAGAGAAACACAATGATCGACCATTTGCTGTACATTACGACCGTATTCGGGCATTACAAGTTTTTTGAGCCGGGTATTATAATCTAACATAGTTTCTTTTTTAATATTAAAACACTTTATTACGAGGTTTTGTTGCAACGAACTCTTTCAAATAAAAAGGCTCGAAATATGCAACGTCTTTAAAATCGCCCTTACGGAACGAACGTTCTGCCAGTGCGAGCATATCGGACGCCAAAGGTACTATATCATCAATAAATACCGCATGATGATGAGTAATTACATTTTTACATTTTTCGGCACCATTTCCGAAAAAATATACCTTTTGTTTTTCCAGAAAAGGAAAATACGAAGTTTCATCGATAATATCGGCCGATATCGGTTTTACCGGTGTAAGCGCTGAATCATAAATGGCCGAATATACCTCCATTCTACGAGCATCTATCATCGGACAAAATAATGCATCCTCCGGCATTATCCCTTTGAACATAACCGCACATGTCATTATCTCGAGAGTATTTACAGCTATTAAAGGGATATCCAGACCAAAGCAAAGCCCTTTCGCTTCGGAAACTCCGATTCTCAAACCAGTATATGAACCCGGCCCACAACTAACGGCAACAGCTTCGGGACGTATACCGTACTCTTTAGCCTTATCGAGTGCCTCTTGTACAAAACCTCCCAAACATACAGCATGGGAAGGCCCTTCAAACGCCTCTTTATGGAATGCAACCTGTCCGTCACAAGTAAGTGCCACCGAACAAACCGATGTAGAAGTTTCGATATTTAATATACAGGGCATCTTTAATTTCTAATTAATTAATATAACAGCGGCAAAAATAGCTGTTTTTTTCCGAATTTATTGTCTTTAAAAAGGGAATAAAAATTAATTTTGCAAAAACATTTAATGCAATGATACAATCGATGACTGGTTTCGGCAAAGCGGTTGCCGAATTACCGAATAGAAAAATTACTGTCGAAATAAAATCTCTCAACAGTAAACAACTCGATCTATCGACCCGTATTCCGTCGATTTACCGGGAAAAAGAAATGGAAATAAGAAGTGAAATCGCCCGTCGGCTCGAACGGGGTAAAATCGATTTCAATATTTATGTCGAGAGTATCGGTAAAGAATCGAATTCACAAATCAACAAACCAGTAGTAGAAGGATATTATCGACAAATAAAAGATGTATCCGAAAATTTAGGTATTGCCTTACCATCCGACTGGTTTCAGGTATTATTGCGTATGCCCGATGCCGTAAAAACGGAAATAGTAGAATTAGACAAAGAAGAAACAGATACACTTTTACAGACCGTAAAAAAAGCAATCGACCAATTACAGGAATTCCGCATTCAAGAAGGAGAAATGCTGCAAAAACTCTTTTACGAAAAAATCGGGAACATTGCCGCCTTATTAAAAGAAACGACACCTTTTGAAAAAGAAAGGATCGAAAAAATAAAAGCCCGCATTCATGATGCACTCAGCAAAATAGAAAACTTCGATTATGACAAAAACCGTTTCGAGCAAGAAATGATCTTTTATATCGAAAAACTGGATATAAATGAGGAAAAACATCGTCTCGACAATCATTTAAAGTATTTTATTGAAACCATGGAAAACGGGAAAGGCCAAGGTAAAAAACTGGGATTTATCAGCCAAGAAATCGGCCGAGAAATAAATACTTTAGGTTCGAAATCGAACCATGTCGAATTACAGAAAATCGTCGTTCGCATGAAAGACGAACTCGAACAAATAAAAGAACAGGTACTTAACGTTATGTAATTATTCTGAAAATACCGGCAGCACGTACAAAAACAAGAAAATATGGAAGGAAAACTCATCATATTCTCCGCGCCTTCGGGATCAGGAAAATCTACTATCATAAATTATTTGTTGGACAAAGATCTCGACCTCGAATTCTCGATATCAGCAACTTCACGACCTCCCCGAGGAAACGAAAAGAATGGGAAAGAATATTACTTTCTTACACCCGACGAGTTTCGTAAAAAAATAGCGAACAATGAATTTCTCGAATATGAAGAAGTTTACACTGATAAATATTACGGTACTTTAAAAGAAGAAGTAGAAAGACTTACCCTCTCGGGCAAAAATGTTATCTTTGATGTAGATGTAAAAGGGGCCATCAACATAAAAAATTTTTACGGAAAAAGAGCTTTATCTATATTTATACAGCCTCCTGGAATAGAGGCATTGAAAGATCGTCTTATATGCCGCGGTACCGACGCTCCTGATGTAATAGAATGCCGATTGGCAAAAGCCGAATACGAACTATCTTTTGCCCCGCAATTCGATACGGTTATAATTAATGACGATCTTAAGCGCGCCCAGGAAAATGCGTACAAAACAATAAAGAATTTTATCGGACAAAAATAACAAAACAGTGAGGAAAATAAAAACAGGCATATTTTCAGGTTCTTTCGATCCCATACATACAGGGCATTTGATAATTGCAGATTATCTATGCGAGTATGAAGAACTTGATGAAATATGGTTTATCGTATCTCCTCATAATCCACTGAAAAATTCAAATGAACTATCCGATGATATTCATCGGGCCGAGATGGTAAAACGAGCTATTGTAAGAAACGAAAAATTTAAATTCAGTGATATCGAATTCTCGCTGCCGAAACCGTCATATACAATAAATACCCTCGATTTTTTAAAGGAGAAATATCCCGAACGTGATCTTTATCTGATCATCGGTTCAGATAACTGGCTTGTTTTCGACAAATGGAGAGATTATCAACGTATAAAAAAAGAATACGACATCCTTATTTATCCCCGTCCCGGACACGTCATTAAAAAAGAAGATATTCTACAAAAAAATATTAAGTTGACACAAGCCCCGGTAATCGAGATTTCATCTACTCTTATTCGTAACGGAATAAAGGAGGGTAAAAACATGAACTATTTTGTTCCCGAATCTGTATATGATTACATTGTCGGAAACAACTTATATTGTAAAAAGTAAACTGATATGGATGAAAGTATATATTCAAAAAATACAGTAGAATTTGTAACTGTAGGCGTAGAATTCTGTTCATTTATCGAGCGGGCTCCAGAGTTAAACCGTAACGATTTTATCGACACTTCGATAAAAATACTACCTTTACTCTACCTGAAAGCAGTTTTACTTTCTGAAACAGAAAACGATAACGATCAGATAACTGAGCATTTTGTAACAGAAGAAATCTATGAATATATCCGCGGAAATATAGAACGCCTATTGAGAACTCACGACTCTTATCTCGAAGTATTTCAATCGGATATGCAGTATAGCGACACACCAATTGCGGCCAGTATTTCTGAAGAACTGACCGATATTTATCAGGATATAAAAGATTTTGTTTCTACCTACAGTCTCGGAAACGAACACTCATCGGGAATTGCGTTGGCTATTTGTAAAGAAAATTTCATTTCATACTGGGGGCAGAAATTAGTCAACGTTCTGAGAGCGCTTCATAACCTCCGGTTCTCAGCCGACACCGAAGAAAATTTCGATGAAACGGAAGATGAAAATTACATGCAGAATAACTCTATCTTCGAACAACGTCAAATGCTCTGGAAAGAAGAAAATGGTCTTGATGAATGGGATAAGTGGAATAATGAATAAAACAAACTCTATATCGATAACCAAAGAAGAAATTTCAGGTATGGAACAGGAAATGTTCCAAGGCCGTATTATTGTCATTCAAACTCTCAATGAAGCAGACAAAGCCGTAGATTATCTGTCGGGATTCAAGGTATTGGGATTCGATACCGAAACGCGTCCGTCATTTAAAAAAGGTCATACCCATCGGGTCGCTCTCATACAGATTTCTACCGAAGATACTTGCTTTCTTTTCAGAATAAATATAATAGGATTTACCGAATCATTAAAAGGGTTACTTAACAATGACAAAATAACAAAAATCGGCTTATCTATTCATGATGATTTCACAATGCTCAATCGGGTAAGTTCTTTCGAGCCTCGCAATTTTATCGAATTACAAAGTTTTGTGAAACAATATAATATTTGCGATATGAGCTTACAAAAAATATATGCCATTATATTCGGGAAAAAAATATCTAAATCACAGCGGCTTTCTAATTGGGAAGCCGAAAATCTCACGCCGGGACAACAAAAATACGCAGCGACCGATGCGTGGGCCTGCATACAGATTTATAAAAAACTAAAATC of Coprobacter tertius contains these proteins:
- a CDS encoding DUF4290 domain-containing protein — encoded protein: MLDYNTRLKKLVMPEYGRNVQQMVDHCVSLEDKTERARCANTIINIMGNLFPHLRDVDDFKHKLWDHLAIMSDFKLDIDYPYEIIRKENLFTHPDRVSYELTPIRYRHYGKNLEKMIKKAEEMPEGPERDQLVSLLANHMKKSFLTWNKEVVEDDKIFQDLREYTHGKIHLDQDNYKLKESKDFLQQPRKGKNNSRKAGR
- a CDS encoding YicC/YloC family endoribonuclease; the protein is MIQSMTGFGKAVAELPNRKITVEIKSLNSKQLDLSTRIPSIYREKEMEIRSEIARRLERGKIDFNIYVESIGKESNSQINKPVVEGYYRQIKDVSENLGIALPSDWFQVLLRMPDAVKTEIVELDKEETDTLLQTVKKAIDQLQEFRIQEGEMLQKLFYEKIGNIAALLKETTPFEKERIEKIKARIHDALSKIENFDYDKNRFEQEMIFYIEKLDINEEKHRLDNHLKYFIETMENGKGQGKKLGFISQEIGREINTLGSKSNHVELQKIVVRMKDELEQIKEQVLNVM
- the tsaB gene encoding tRNA (adenosine(37)-N6)-threonylcarbamoyltransferase complex dimerization subunit type 1 TsaB is translated as MPCILNIETSTSVCSVALTCDGQVAFHKEAFEGPSHAVCLGGFVQEALDKAKEYGIRPEAVAVSCGPGSYTGLRIGVSEAKGLCFGLDIPLIAVNTLEIMTCAVMFKGIMPEDALFCPMIDARRMEVYSAIYDSALTPVKPISADIIDETSYFPFLEKQKVYFFGNGAEKCKNVITHHHAVFIDDIVPLASDMLALAERSFRKGDFKDVAYFEPFYLKEFVATKPRNKVF
- the nadD gene encoding nicotinate (nicotinamide) nucleotide adenylyltransferase, yielding MRKIKTGIFSGSFDPIHTGHLIIADYLCEYEELDEIWFIVSPHNPLKNSNELSDDIHRAEMVKRAIVRNEKFKFSDIEFSLPKPSYTINTLDFLKEKYPERDLYLIIGSDNWLVFDKWRDYQRIKKEYDILIYPRPGHVIKKEDILQKNIKLTQAPVIEISSTLIRNGIKEGKNMNYFVPESVYDYIVGNNLYCKK
- a CDS encoding 3'-5' exonuclease — encoded protein: MNKTNSISITKEEISGMEQEMFQGRIIVIQTLNEADKAVDYLSGFKVLGFDTETRPSFKKGHTHRVALIQISTEDTCFLFRINIIGFTESLKGLLNNDKITKIGLSIHDDFTMLNRVSSFEPRNFIELQSFVKQYNICDMSLQKIYAIIFGKKISKSQRLSNWEAENLTPGQQKYAATDAWACIQIYKKLKSDSIPVPNISDINRTNII
- a CDS encoding DUF5063 domain-containing protein, which gives rise to MDESIYSKNTVEFVTVGVEFCSFIERAPELNRNDFIDTSIKILPLLYLKAVLLSETENDNDQITEHFVTEEIYEYIRGNIERLLRTHDSYLEVFQSDMQYSDTPIAASISEELTDIYQDIKDFVSTYSLGNEHSSGIALAICKENFISYWGQKLVNVLRALHNLRFSADTEENFDETEDENYMQNNSIFEQRQMLWKEENGLDEWDKWNNE
- the gmk gene encoding guanylate kinase, which translates into the protein MEGKLIIFSAPSGSGKSTIINYLLDKDLDLEFSISATSRPPRGNEKNGKEYYFLTPDEFRKKIANNEFLEYEEVYTDKYYGTLKEEVERLTLSGKNVIFDVDVKGAINIKNFYGKRALSIFIQPPGIEALKDRLICRGTDAPDVIECRLAKAEYELSFAPQFDTVIINDDLKRAQENAYKTIKNFIGQK